From a region of the Lactuca sativa cultivar Salinas chromosome 4, Lsat_Salinas_v11, whole genome shotgun sequence genome:
- the LOC111914585 gene encoding uncharacterized mitochondrial protein AtMg00810-like, with the protein MQKYGIDYDEVFAPVARIEAVRVILALAGSNGWGVHHLDVKSAFLNGRLEEEVYVTQPEGFEKKGEGNKVYKLSKALYGLKQAPRAWNSCLDVYVKSLGFKRCPQEYSVYTRLKNGNILIIGVYVDDLLVTGSSTADVKEFKMEMNAKFEMSDLGLLTYYLGIEVNQQNNSISLKQEAYARNLLAKTHMMECNPTKSPMEHKTQLTKEGGGELVNPTEYRSIVGGLRYLTHTRPDLAFAVGVVSRFMERPTMAHLQAVKGILRYIKGTLDHGLVYTRGEKKINIAGYSDSDHAKDLDNRRSTGGMVFYVNGNLVSWSSQKQRCVALSSCEAEFMAATMTACQGIWLRRLLSSITGQNIPSVTMYVDNKSALELMKNPVFSWKKQAHRRKISLYQGVCGEW; encoded by the coding sequence ATGCAGAAATATGGAATCGACTATGATGAGGTATTTGCCCCTGTTGCTAGAATTGAAGCTGTTCGTGTTATTCTTGCTCTTGCTGGCTCAAATGGCTGGGGTGTTCATCACCTTGACGTGAAGTCAGCTTTCCTAAACGGAAGGTTAGAAGAAGAAGTATATGTTACACAGCCagaaggatttgagaaaaaaggTGAAGGAAATAAGGTTTATAAGCTGTCAAAAGCACTCTATGGCCTAAAGCAGGCGCCTAGGGCATGGAACTCGTGTTTGGATGTTTACGtgaaaagtcttggattcaaaaggtGCCCCCAAGAATACTCTGTATATACCAGGTTGAAGAATGGAAACATTTTAATTATTGGAGTCTATGTTGATGACCTGTTGGTGACTGGAAGCTCTACTGCTGACGTGAAAGAAttcaagatggagatgaatgcaAAATTCGAGATGAGTGATCTAGGTCTCCTTACTTACTACCTGGGAATTGAGGTAAATCAACAAAATAACTCTATTTCATTGAAGCAAGAAGCATATGCTAGAAACCTCCTAGCAAAGACCCATATGATGGAGTGTAATCCCACCAAAAGTCCCATGGAGCACAAGACCCAGTTGACTAAAGAAGGAGGTGGAGAGCTGGTCAACCCCACTGAGTACAGGAGTATAGTGGGTGGACTTAGGTACCTGACTCATACCCGTCCAGACTTGGCATTTGCAGTGGGAGTAGTAAGCCGCTTCATGGAGAGACCTACTATGGCTCATCTTCAAGCTGTGAAAGGGATCCTCAGGTACATAAAGGGCACTTTAGACCATGGTTTGGTCTACACAAGAGGAGAAAAGAAGATAAATATTGCAGGGTATTCGGATAGTGATCATGCAAAGGATTTAGATAATAGAAGAAGTACAGGAGGGATGGTGTTTTATGTCAATGGAAATCTGGTTTCTTGGTCTTCACAAAAACAAAGATGTGTAGCTCTATCCTCCTGTGAGGCTGAATTTATGGCAGCCACTATGACTGCATGTCAAGGCATTTGGCTGCGAAGGCTCTTGTCATCAATAACAGGTCAAAACATCCCATCAGTGACAATGTATGTGGATAACAAGTCAGCACTTGAACTCATGAAAAATCCAGTTTTTTCATGGAAGAAGCAAGCACATAGACGTAAGATTTCACTTTATCAGGGAGTGTGTGGAGAATGGTGA